tgtgtggttgctgtgggcggagTAGCTCCCCGGTTGCTCCACAGCAATGGCACATCAACCTGTTCACTTGCGGTGCAGGCAGGAGGGGAATGAACAGCAAGCTGCTTATtactgtgaggggctttggtgCTGCATTGCCGCCCAGGGTattagggtgcctaaagttctggacatttagcagtcctgtacttccactccctccccactctgattctcttcctcccgcgAGTGAGCTAGGGTctggggagtgctcaggtcctgccacaTCGCAGCTTcatatcttaccctttttgtgagatatTGAGTtgtcacagatgtagatgtagcctggctcatgtactgtatcttctggtcactgttttaggagtagttgtattcaCTATATTTTCAAAGTATGTATGGTTTTGGCAGGatatttccaccaccctactcatgccgccatcttgagaatctctattatataatttttaatgaactaCTACCTTGTGTTTTTATTAGTCGCACTTATTCATTGATTGctattttttatattcattttattatcattaatctacaattacatgaagaacattatggttcctagactccccccttcaccaagtacccccaacaaaacccattgcagtcactgtctatcagtgtagtaagatgctgtagactcactacttgtcttccctgtgttgcacatccctccctatgcccccccacattatacatgctaatcgtaaggccccctttctttttccctgcccttatccctcccttcccacccctcctgcccagtccctttccctttggtaactgatagtccattcttgggttctgtgattctgctgctgttttgttccttcagtttttctttgttcttatactccacatatgagtgaaatcatttggtacttgtctttctccacctggcttatgtcaccgaacataatgccctctagctccatccatgttgttgcaaatggtaggatctgttttttccttatggctgagtaatattccattgtgtatatgtacacatcttctttatccattcatctactgatggacatttaggttgcttccatttcttggctatggtaaatagtgctgtgataaacataggggtgcacctgtctttttcaaactggagtgctgcattcttagggtaaattcctagaagtggaattcctgggtcaaatagtatttctattttgatctttttgaggaacctccatactgctttccacaatggttgaactaatttgcattcccaccagcagtgtaggagggttcccctttctctgcaacctcaccaacatttgttgttgtttgtcttttggatggtggccatccttactggtgtgaggtgatatctcattgtggttttaatttgcatttttctgatgacaagcgatgcagagcatcttttcatgtgtctgttggccatctgaatttcttctttggagaactgtctgttcagctcttctgcccatattttaattggattatctgctttttgtttgttgaggtatgtgagctctttatatattttggatgtcagccctttattggatctgtcatttattctcctatactgtagggtatctttttgttctattgatggtgtcctttgctgtacagaagcttttcagcttgatgtagtcccacttgttcatttatgcttttgtttcccttgcccagggagatatgttcatgaagaagtcactcatatttatgtccaagagctttttgcctgttttttttctgagagtattatggtttcatgacttacattcaggtgtttgatccatttcgaatttactttgtgtatggggttagacaatgatccagtttcattctcttacatgtagctgtccagttttgccagcacaatctgttaaagatactgtcatttccccattgtatgtccatggctcctttatcatctaataattgaccataaatgtttggattaatatctggagtctctattctgctccactggtctgtgggtgtTTTCCTGTGACGGTACcaaactattttgattactgtggctgtgtagtagagcttgaacttggggagcaagatccccccagctttttcttccttctcagtattgctttggttattcgggatctttggtgttaccatatgaatttttgaactatttgttccagttcattgaagaatgttgttggtaatttgatagggattgcatcaaatcagtatattgctttgggcaagatggccttttgaagatattaattcttcctagccatgagcatgggttgagtttccatttgttagtgtcctctttaatttctcttaagagtgtctgatagttttcagggtataggtcttcacttccttggtaaggtttattcctaagtattttattctttttgatgcaattgtgaattgaattattttcctgatttctctttctattagttcattgttactgtataggaaatccacagctttctgtgtgttaattttgtgtcctgcaactttgctgtattctgatatcatttctagtagttttggagtggagtctttagggttttttatgtacagtatcatatcatctgcaaatagtgacagtttaacttcttatctACCAATTtggattgcttgtatttctttgttttgtctagttgccgtggctaggacctccagtactatggtgaataacagtgtgaagagtgggcatccctgtcttgttcccgatctcagaggaaaagcttttagcctctcgctgttcagtatgatgttggctgaagggttatcatatatggcctttattatgttgaggaacctgccctctatacccattttgttgagagtttttatcatgaaaggatgttgaattgtgtcgaatgctttttcagcatctatggagatgatcatgtgtttttgtccttctttttgtttatgtggtggatgatgttgatggatttttgggtgttctaccatccttgcatccctggggtgaatccatcttggtcatggtgtatgatacatttgatgtatttttgaacttggtttgctactattttgttgagtatttttgcatctatgttcatcagggatattggtctatacttttttttttttttggtggggtctttgcctggttttggtattagggtgatgttagtttcatagaatgagtttgggagtattccctcctcttttaatttttgtaaaactttaaggtgaatgggtattatatcttctctgtatgtctgataaaattccgaggtgaatccatctgtcctgggggttttgtttttcggtagttttttgattaccacttcaatttctttgctggtaattggtttgcttatattttgtgtttcttccttggtcagtcttggaaggttgtatttttctaggaagttgtccatttctactaggttttccagcttcttagcatatatgttttcatagtactctctaataattctttgtatttctgttgagtccgtcatgatgttttctttctcatttctgattctgttgatgtgtgttgattctcttttcctcttaataattctggctagaggcttatctattttgtttattttctcaaaaaaccagctcttgatttcattgatttttttctattgttttattcttctcaattttatttatttcttctctgatctttattatgcctctccttctgttgactttaggcctcatttgttcttctttttccgattttgataattgtgacattagactattcatttgggtctgttcttgcttcctcaaatatgcctggattgctatatactttcctcttaagactgctttcactccatcccacggaagttggggctatgtgttgctgttgtcatttatttccacatattgctggatctccattttaatttggtcattgatccattcactaggagcgtgttgttaagcctccatgtgtttgtgagcctctttgctttctttttacaatttacgtctagttttatacctttgtggtctgaaaagttggttggtagaatttcattcttttgaatttactgaggctctttttgtggcctagtatgtggtctattctggagaatgttccatgtccacttgagaagaatgtgtatcctgttgcttctgggtgtggagttctatagatgtctattaggtccttctgttctagtgtgttgttcagtgcctctgtgtccttacttattttctgtctggtggctctgtcttttggagtgaatgatgtgttgaagtctccttaaatgaatgcattgcattctattttctcctttagttctgttagtatttgtttcacatatgctggtgctcctgtgttggtgcatatatatttataatgttataacctcttgttggactaagccctttatcattatgtaatgtccttctttatctcttattactttcattgttttgaagtctgttttgtctgatactagtactgcaacaactgtttttttctccctattgtttgcatcaaatatcttttccatcccttgacttttagtctgtgcatgtctttgggtttgaggtgagtctcttgtaagcagcgtataaatgggtcttgttttttttatccattcagtgactctatgtcttttgattggtgcattcagtccatttacattagggtgattatcgataggtatgtacttatcacCATTTcaggcttcagatttgtggtcaccaaaggttccaggtcactttccttactatctaagagtctaatttaactcacttagtatgctgttacaaacacaacctaaaggttcttttctatttctcctcctttttcttcctccttcattcttcgtGTATTACGTATCAAAtcctgtactttttgtctatcccttgattgactttgagggtagttaattttcttttgcatttgcttcgtaactagctgttctattttcttcactgtggttttgttacctctggtgacagctattcaaccttaggaacacttccatctatagcagtccctccaaaatagcctgtagagatggtttgtgggaggtaaattctctcagcttttgcttatctggaaattgtttaatccctccttctaatttcaatgataatcttgctggataaagtaatcttcattccaggcccttctgcttcatggcattaaatacagcATGCCAcccacttctggcctgtaaggtttctgctcagaggtctgatgttagcctgatgggcttccctttatatgtgatcttatttctgcctctggttgcttttagcactctttccttatccttgatctttcccattttaattactatgtgtcttggtgctgtcttccttgggtcccttgtgtagggggatctgtgtatctccatgtcctgagagactatctccttccccagattggggaagttttcagcaatgtcttcctcaatgacactttctatccctctctctctctctctctcttcttcttcttctggtatccctataatgcgaatattgttccacttggattggtcacacagctctctcaatattctttcattcttagagatcctcttttctctctgtgcctcagctcctttgtattcctcttctctagtttctatttcatttattgtctcctccaccatatccaacctgcttttaataccctccatcatgctcttcaatgattggatctctgacctgaattcattcctgagttcttggatgtctttcctcaCCTCctttaggatgttgatgatttttattttgaactccctttcaggaagagtcatgaggtccatatcatttaaatctttcttgggagttgtgttaataattttactctggacaaggttcctttggcatttcatgtttgtatatggcaccctctcgtgtccagaagctctattctggagctgctcagcccctgaagcaatgttgggggtcgcaggggagcagtactggtgcctggggggaggaaagagctgttccccacctcccagctgctgtgcctgtctccactgcctgagccagtgggctgggcacacaggtataagtttttgtcccagagcagccagatatggatccctgctttccacaagcagccagaatcacagtctccccaggaactctggctgtattagctttccagcctggtagtcatgcaagtctcacaaaagcaccatgaaatgtaggtttgtgctcccagtgcaggaCCCCGGAGcttggtattcagcagtcccaggtcttccactccatccctgctccatttctcttcctcccactggtgagctggtgtgggggaagggctcaggtcctgccaggtcatggtctggtacattaccccatcattgaggtctgctgttttctccaggtgtgtgcagtctgatgctgtcctctttcctgtttctctctcaggattagttacgccacttaaattttctaattgtatccagttttaggaggaagctctgtctctcctctctcaccaccatctttaatccaatcccatTGATTATTatttgacttttccttttttgtattctGTGTGTTTTTAGGCTCACCTTGCCAAttggaaacagaaattagagtCTGGGCCTGTCAAGCCAGTCAGAAATTCAGCGTCTGAGCAGTAAGCTGGAGCAGGTGCATGATACTATCTGTGCCAATGAGTTGGAGATAGAGTGCCTCACCATGAGGGTCAGTGACTTGGTTGGAACTAATATGACTGTTATGCAGGAACagtggcaaaaagaaaaattgagggaATCTGAAAAACTTTAAGAGGTGTGTTTTAAAATTACCTAATTGgggaaatgtgtgtatgtgtgttttaagaGAGAATAATTAACCTAGAACTACGTTCTAAAcctaaaaagaaatgtttttttccctacTCTATAGCCAATGGATCACCTATTGATAGCCTTATTAATTTTGTGCCTGTTAAGTAATTAACAGTCTGAATCCCTGGTTTCCTTTCCTTGTGAAGAAGATTATGATAACATCTGACCTTTTCTGAGTATTTTGCAGgtttttcaggaagaaaagagaaaattgaagtCAGCTCTTCAGTCACCAGAAAATTTCATTCATGAGACAAGAGTACAAATAGAAATGCTTTAAGCAAAATCAAAGGCAACAGACTCTCAGCACATAGTAGAGGCCATAAGGTATGCTTAATCTTAACCACTCGGTAGTTTGTCATTAAACACCATTTTTAATattgtgtattcataattttggttttgatcatatTATGGATTTTCttactcagttttaatttctggaTTAAACTTGTATAGTGTTACACAATTTTGTGTGGTTAGTATTTTTCTGCATCCAGTTTGGGTCCCGGAGGCCCTAATGCTTAGAAATTTAGAAACCCCTTGGTCATTCTGTACCCTTGGTGAAACTCCAAGTCTGAAAGGAAGTAGTCCAGGTCTCCTGGAAGGCCTCCCTTTCTTGGTATAATAGGCCATGATTATGAGCTGCTTGTTGTCAGTATCATCAGTAAGCCCGCTATTGAGGTAGCCCTTTTAGAAAGATTCAGAAAActagttttatttctatatatgaaTTAATGTGATTGGGGTTGTAGTAGAAAGTAACAAGGAGCTGTGCTCCTTTTGCTTAATTTAAGTCTAGTGcacatttctttctgtgcttgAACCCTCTTGTAATCTTTCAGTTTCTTTGACTCAAGGTATCGAATGTCAACAAAGTGATATTTGTAATTCTGTCTTTTTCCATTGAAAAACAGTTGCAAATCCCAACCCCAGTTGCAAAAGGAGTTTTGAGAAGCATCATCTCTTATCTCTTCACTCCCCCAGTGTTCTTTTTGTAAAGCAGGAAGAGTTTGAAAGAGTTTCATTACCAAAAACAGTTGACAAATATGAACTggttgtgctttttttctttttctgcacagTTAAAAGGCTTTTAACAGTCCTCTTATGTCATTCCGTAGGTCACTGGAGGAGCCTCCGGCAGAAAGGAGGTACACCTGCCAAGGGCAGGAGGAGTCAGACAATGTGGTTTCCCAGCTGGATTTGACCCACAGTAGTGAAGAGTTTCTGCAAGTAGAGGTGACTCACCTGGAAGGCAGGTAGTCAGTGAACAtactcatttcaaaaatgttcaaGTTGTAATATCAGTTTTGATTATCATATTGATAAAGTAAACTAATACAATTGAGTGAACAAACAGGATTTTTTCTCTAGCTTCCACAAATGgccaaattttttatttcattgagaaaatagAAGCGATTAAAGTAGAACCTCCTAATCCTTCTACCACCAAATCTACCAGTTTGCCTGCATTGTGCCTATAATATATTAGAGTGGATGAATTGATGGATGTCATGTCTGTGCTCTAAGACCCCATTTTTGTACTGTTCCTAGTTTGTGCTTTTCTCTTTTACACTATCAAGTTCTTCCTCTCTCCACTGGTATAAAATATGCTTTAACAGTCCCCATATTGGGAAAAGAATTAAAACTTTCTAACCTTATATCTTCCTCATGTTACTTCCAtatttctttgcttctcttcAAAACCATATTCTTCAAAAAGTTGCCTATACTGCCGGTATTTCTTCACATTTCACCTGTGCGGAATGTCTTCAGTTAGGCTTTCCCATCTACTAGCCACCATATTGGATCGGCCCTCGGGGAGGTGGACATGTGCTGCTCCATCTGACATGCTGTTGATAGCTCTTTGGGGTTAGTTGTACCCTGACTTATGCCATACCATGCACAGCTCACTTCTGTCATCATCATATGTGGGAACTCATTTTGTTTATCATACGTGTAAACTTTTTTGATGGGGAAAAGtttgatattttgttttgaaCATGATTCACAATCATTTGTGCACTAACATTTTCTgtgaatgataaaaatatataaacttgcTAGCCTTTAGGcgaccaacaacaaaaaaattgacATAATCTTCTACGTTTAAGtaacaaattttttatttttagtttctgttttgGAAACCACAAAGtattttctttatgttaaatatacatgcatatacactcACATGTAAAGTTTTTGCtatatttccttttcatcttaGAATACTTAAGATATTCTTCGTTATCATTATCAAAGTACAGGCTctagattacataaactaaatttttttacattagaattaaaattcacatttttttttgacTGGACATgaggatgggattaaagatggcagcatgagaggagagacagaggcttcctcctaaaactggatacgaTTAGAAAATTTAATGTCACAACTAATCCtgggagagcaacaggaaagaggatggtgtcagactgcatacacctggagaaaagagcagacctcactgaatggcGTAATGTACCAGAGCCatgacccggcaggacccgagccctttgcctaccccagctcaccagtgggaggaagagaaatggagcagggatggagtggaagacctgggactgctgaataccaagCTCCGGGGtcctgcactgggagcacaaacctacatttcatgatgcttttgtgagacttgcatgactaccaggctggaaagctaatacagccagagttcctggggagactgtgattctggctgcttgtggaaagcagggatccatatctggctgctctgggacaaaaacttatacctgtgtgcccagcccactggctcaggcagtggagacaggcacagcagctgggaggtggggaacagctctttcctccccccaggcaccagtactgctcccctgcgacccccaacattgcttcaggggctgagcagctccagaatagagcttctggacacaagagggtgccatatacaaacatgaaatgccaaaggaaccttgtccagagtaaaattattaacacaactcccaagaaagatttaaatgatatggacctcatgactcttcctgaaagggagttcaaaataaaaatcatcaacatcctaaagGAGGtgaggaaagacatccaagaactcaggaatgaattcaggtcagagatccaatcattgaagagcatgatggagggtattaaaagcaggttggatatggtggaggagacaataaatgaaatagaaactagagaagaggaatacaaaggagctgaggcacagagag
The DNA window shown above is from Manis javanica isolate MJ-LG chromosome 3, MJ_LKY, whole genome shotgun sequence and carries:
- the CEP63 gene encoding LOW QUALITY PROTEIN: centrosomal protein of 63 kDa (The sequence of the model RefSeq protein was modified relative to this genomic sequence to represent the inferred CDS: inserted 1 base in 1 codon; substituted 3 bases at 3 genomic stop codons), which translates into the protein MRVSDLVGTNMTVMQEQWQKEKLRESEKLXEVFQEEKRKLKSALQSPENFIHETRVQIEMLXAKSKATDSQHIVEAIRSLEEPPAERRYTCQGQEESDNVVSQLDLTHSSEEFLQVEVTHLEGSSESVSATCKQLSQELMEKYVELKKMEVHNNEYRAEIQKLKEQIXQAEQSYSSVLEGMKMEISQLTRELHQXDIVIASAKSSSSDMEKRLKAEIQKAEEKQ